The following proteins are encoded in a genomic region of Nicotiana sylvestris chromosome 4, ASM39365v2, whole genome shotgun sequence:
- the LOC104219057 gene encoding probable eukaryotic translation initiation factor 5-1 produces the protein MALQNIGAGNKDDAFYRYKMPRMITKIEGRGNGIKTNVVNMVDIAKALGRPASYTTKYFGCELGAQSKFDEKTGTSHVNGAHDTAKLAGLLENFIKKYVQCYGCGNPETEILITKSQMLTLKCAACGFISDVDMRDKLTTFILKNPPEQKKGSKDKKAMRRAEKERLKEGEAADEEAKKLKKEAAKKKGSSKEGLPKISKKKANMSDEEHSPTGSQADQTEAPPADSDDDVEWQTDTSMAAAQQRIQEQLNAVTASMVMLSATEEKSGKSSPAREEKPKADGQGSGVNCNNSKESLVAQTNGVKHSNSKEKLVDAKERLADEIKEHLNKGSSVAQLKSFLGSISGTHQDIVDALFEALFGGVGKGFSKEVTKKKVYLAAVLQEDGSQLVLLHAIESFCGKSSSEAVKEVALVLKALYDVDMLEEEFIVEWYEKGSKGSNKLSPIWKNVKPFVEWLQSAESETEDE, from the coding sequence ATGGCTTTGCAAAACATTGGTGCCGGAAACAAGGATGATGCCTTTTACAGGTACAAGATGCCAAGAATGATTACAAAGATTGAAGGTCGTGGAAATGGCATCAAGACTAATGTGGTGAACATGGTTGACATAGCCAAGGCACTGGGCAGACCAGCATCATACACCACAAAGTATTTTGGCTGTGAACTCGGAGCTCAGTCTAAATTTGATGAGAAAACAGGTACCTCTCATGTTAATGGTGCCCATGACACTGCAAAGCTTGCTGGACTTCTTGAGAACTTCATCAAAAAATATGTTCAATGCTATGGCTGCGGGAATCCTGAAACTGAGATTTTGATCACAAAATCACAGATGTTAACCCTTAAGTGTGCTGCGTGTGGCTTTATCTCTGATGTTGACATGAGGGACAAGCTCACCACATTTATTCTCAAGAACCCTCCTGAGCAGAAGAAGGGATCTAAAGATAAAAAGGCAATGAGGAGGGCTGAAAAAGAACGCCTCAAAGAAGGGGAAGCAGCAGATGAAGAGGCAAAGAAACTCAAGAAAGAGGCTGCAAAGAAAAAAGGTTCCTCAAAGGAAGGTTTGCCAAAAATATCTAAGAAAAAGGCCAATATGTCAGATGAGGAGCACTCTCCCACTGGTAGCCAAGCTGATCAGACCGAAGCGCCACCTGCTGACAGTGATGATGATGTTGAATGGCAGACGGACACCTCCATGGCAGCAGCCCAGCAGCGCATTCAGGAGCAGCTGAATGCTGTTACTGCTAGCATGGTTATGCTTTCGGCAACTGAAGAGAAGTCTGGCAAAAGCTCACCAGCACGTGAGGAGAAGCCCAAGGCCGACGGGCAAGGCAGTGGTGTTAACTGTAATAATTCCAAAGAGTCGCTTGTTGCACAGACCAATGGTGTTAAGCATAGTAATTCCAAGGAGAAGCTTGTTGATGCTAAAGAGAGGCTTGCTGATGAAATCAAGGAACACCTGAATAAGGGTTCGTCTGTGGCTCAGCTGAAGTCCTTCTTGGGCTCTATTTCTGGAACTCATCAAGACATCGTTGATGCATTGTTTGAAGCTCTTTTTGGTGGAGTTGGAAAAGGTTTTTCCAAGGAGGTGACCAAGAAAAAAGTTTATCTTGCAGCTGTTTTACAGGAAGATGGTTCGCAGCTAGTTCTACTACATGCTATTGAGTCATTTTGTGGAAAATCAAGCTCAGAAGCTGTAAAGGAGGTTGCGTTGGTTTTGAAAGCACTTTATGACGTTGATATGCTGGAAGAGGAGTTTATTGTGGAGTGGTATGAGAAGGGATCGAAAGGTAGCAACAAACTCTCCCCAATCTGGAAGAATGTTAAGCCATTTGTGGAGTGGCTGCAGAGTGCTGAATCTGAAACTGAGGATGAGTAA